ATCAGTATGAGAATTAGCAGAGACTTGACCTGCGACAAAGAGTGCAATGAGTCCGACAAGTGTTACGTGCTTATACATATGCATTTCTACCCTCCCTTTGGGTGTGTGGATGTGAAACTTTGCGCTTTACGTCGGTCCTGGTTCTGAGGGGACCTGAATGGGACTTATAATAGCAAAAAGTGTGCCATTGTGAATGGATCCAAGCTATTATATTCGTAAGGCGTTATTTTTAATGAGGATAGATTTATTATAAAAAAGCTAAAAGTCAGGCTAAATTTTATATTTTTCAACGATATATCGATGAAAAAAAAGCGATATTGACTATGAAATGATTTATTTTCAAGCATTTAAAACAAAAATAGCGATATATCGTTGTTATCGATATATCGCTATTTTCAAGAACGTTTGATTCGCAGTTTAAGAGCGTTTGATCCCCAATTTTTTTATTTTGCTATACAGAAAACGACAAGGGGTTGTGAGTAGAACTCACAACCCCTTGTTTTTATTGGTCGAGGTGGAGGGATTTGAACCCCCGGCCCCCTGCTCCCAAAGCAGGTGCTCTACCGGACTGAGCCACACCTCGTTTCTAATATCTAAAAAGTACGGGATTCGGAAAATATTGTCAATAGAAAGAATCCGATACTATCGCGTCCCAGCCAGAATCGCCTCTGCCAATTCCATCGTCTTAATCGCCTCATCTAAATTTGCCGCGGGAAGTGCGACAGGACGATCTTCTTTCACACAATCGATAAAAAATCGGTTCTGTTCGTCTGTCCCCGATCCATCCCCGCTCAACTCTCTTTTCTCCCCATCACAAAAAACCTCTCCGCGTGACACGCCCTCCATATAAGCCGAAATCTCGTGCCCGTGAATCTCATAACGCTCCAGCCTGGCATTGGTCGTATAATTGTGAATAAGCTGCGCGACAACGCCATTTTCAAACGCGACGAGCGCCGCGTGTACATCCCGATAACCGGACATAGACCGCTGCACCACACTGTGAACTTCGGAAACATCGGCATCTGCCAAAAAGCGGATCGTATCAATGGCGTGAATCGGCGTCTCAAAAAGCATACAATCCATCAGCACCTCGGCAAATTTACCCGAATTTCCCAAATCCGTGATACTCTTGTGGAACTCCCCCACCAATTGCGTCACAGGACCGCGGTCCAGCACCAGATTTCGCGCCTCGACAATAATCGGATGAAAACGCCGATTCCATCCCACCATGGCTTTCGCACCCATTTCGTCCGATGCGGCTTTTAACGCTTCGGTCTCTTGCAAGCTCAAACCGGGAGGTTTCTCCAAAAAAGTATTGACCCCAGCCTCCAGACACGGCAATGCGAGCGTGGCATTTAAGTGGGCAGGCGGCGCGACAAAAACCGCATCCAGAGCCACACCTTCGAGCAACGCGGAAACATCGCCGTATTGCCCTTCAATCCCGTACTCTTCACACACGGACTCGCGGATCTCTACAACCGGATCGCAGACCGCTGCGAGATGCACATCTTCAAATTCATTCAAAGACCGAATGTGTCCCCTGCCCCGGCCACCACATCCAATCACACCAACGCGCACGCTATCCATTATATCCTCCTCAATCTGTCCACTCCGCAGGATCAATATCCATCCACTTCGAATCCATTTCGCCCCATTTATTGGGCGCCGTATCGATTTCGTACTTGGCAAAAACCCGATCAATTGCCCGCTTTGTATCCTCATCCAATGTCCACCCCAGAGCACCCATATTGTCTTCTACCTCTTCTGGCCTTCTCGCACCCACCAGTGCCGTACTCACAGCCGGGTGAGACAACACCCAGTTCAGCGCCATATGCGGCAGATTTTTGCCCAACCCCGCGGCAATCTCCTTTAACTCATTCACCGCCCGAACATTGCGCTGGAAAATACCCGGTTCAAACAGGCGCAAAGTCGTATTGCTACCGCCTCTTCTGCGCCAATCATTATCTTCAAAAACCGTATCTTCTGTAAACGCGCCAGCGAGCAATCCATAAGCCAGAGAACCGTATGTCATTATCCCCACATTATTTGCTTCGGCGTAGGGAAACGTCCATTTGACATGGCGGCGATCAAACAAATTACACCCGTATTGCAACACATCCACGCGCCGCGCATCCATACACCGCGCGATCTCTGGAGGCGTAAAATTCGACAGCCCCACAAACCGCGTCTTTCCCGCCTGGACAATCTCCTCCAGAGCGCCCATAGTCTCTTCAAAAGGCGTATCGCGGTCGGGCCAATGCACGAGATACACATCGACGTAATCCGTATTCAGCATCTCCAAACTCTGCTCAATCGCCCGGTGGACCATTTCTTTGCTGCTATCTCTGCCCTGCTCGTATCCAATGCCGAACTTCGTAACCAGAATCACATCTTTGCGCCTGGGTCCCAGCGCGCGCGCAAGCAACCGTTCAGACGCACCACTGCCATATCCCTGCGCCGTATCAAAACAATTGATCCCCAGATCAATAGCTCGATTGACCGCGGCAACGACCTCAGCGTCATCAATAGACCCATATCCCCCACCCAATTCCCAGCATCCAAAACCGATTGCCGAAACCTTCAATCCCGTCTGTCCAAACTCGCGATATTCCACAATAACCTCCTTCATTCCCGTTCAAACTTCGGTTGCCTGGGTGCAAAACCGCGATCCATGCGATAGGGACAATCTTTTAACGGCAGATGCACCCGTTTACCCCCTCGCTGGTGCGATTCGACAAAAGCAAAAATCAATTCTTGATTGGCATGTGCCAACCGCACACCGCACCGCGTCGGCTCGCCCGTATCCAGCGCATGTGCCAGGTCTTCAATCAAATGCACCGTCGAACTCGTCGGCTCCACCTCTGGAAAATCTCCATATCCCAGCACATTCCGTCCCCTGTGATCATGCCCAACGACCTCGCGCACCTGCCACCCCGCGCCATTTTGCAAAGCCGTCACAACCCCTGCATCGCCCACAGCTTCAACCTCCAGACCACGTCCGGAATTGAGGGCATAAGCCGTCACGCCATTTTCAAACTGGATAATCCCGTGTCCCGCGGGATCCGCCTTCAAAATATTCCCCTCAATCTCGTCTGCACCCTGCGATAGATGTCCCTGTACCCACGACGCGGGATGGTCGCTATTGAGGCGCATCAACAGATCAAAACTGTGACTTGCACCATTGAAAAGAGAACTGGTCTGGTGAATGATCAGCGACCGCAACCGCCCAATGCGCCCGCTATCAATCACTTCCTTCATGCTGTCATACCCTCTATCCCATCGCCGATTGGTACCCAGATTGAAAAACACACCATTGCGCTCACACGCATCGACCATCGCATCGGCATCCGCCATAGAAGCCGCCATCGCTTTTTCCGCATAAATCGCCTTTGCCCCATGCTCGGCAGCATATACCACAATCTCTGCGCGCTGCTCTGGCTGCGTCGCCACGCTCACAATATCTGGCTCTTCCGTATGGATAAGTTCCCGATAATCCGTGTACTGTCGCGATTTTGGCACCCCATATCGCTCGCCCGCCTGCGCCATCACATCTTCGCGCAGATCCGAACACGCGACCAGATCTGTTCGATCACATGCCTCGTATCCCGCCGCATGGGAATACGCCCGCGTGTGATCCACCTCATTGTCAATAAATGCACCCATCCGACTGCATCCAATCAGTGCTGCGCGATATGTTTTCATGACCTGCTCCCAATGAAGACCTAAACGTGAAAAATGTATAAATCCCGTTCTTCCAACGGCAGATTAACCCACGAACTCCCCCGACGGTGGCTTTCCGCTACCGCAATACATGCCTCTGTGACATGATGGGCAACCTCCACATGTCCCAGCGTTGGACGCCCTTGTTCATAAGCTTCTACCAAATCCTCAAGACACGACACCACATGGCTTTTTGGCGCAACATGCGCGACCTCTGCATCATCCCACCCCTGGCGTTTGCCCACCATGTTACCGGATTTTCTGAGCTTTATACCATCCCCATTGTTAATCGACCGGATGCACCCCTTTGTCCCCATCACCTCAAACTCCCAGCCACCCGCGGGGACCGACCAGGCTTCTACGCCATTTTCAAATCGCAATTGAAAAGTCGCGCTCGGATCAAAAGCAATGTGATTGTTCTCAATCGCAAAATCTCGCGGCAATAATTCACCGCGCACCGCTTCAATCTTTGGATCGCCCAACAAAAAAGAGAGCGTATCTATAGAGTGGATATGCCCGTGCATCAAAGATGAGGCCGCGTAGTGAATAGCCGCTCTGGGTTCGCCAATCTCACCCTCGGCAATTGCGCGGCGCACGGCGTGATAACTCACGTTAAATCGCCTCAAAACACCCGTATTGAACACAGTGCCATTTGCTACCACCGCATCTAAAATCTCATCTGCCCGCGCCACCGAACTCGCCATCGCCTTCTCCACATACAACATCGGCACCCCAGCATTGGCAAGGCTCACGGTTAAATCTGCATGCGAATCGCCTCTGAAATTCGCGTCGGGTGCCTCATTGGCGGGCTTAAACAAACCCGAAGCCGTTGTACACACCGCCACCAGATCGAGCGACTCTCGTGCCACCATCTCCATATAATCTTCGTAAACAGCCTTCACACCCCATCGCTCGGTAAAATCCGCCCGCTTATCTGCCTGCAAATCAGATCCGGCGACGAGTTCCAGTTGATCTATCACCCCACAACAGGCCGCAACAGAATACGGTTTGACAGCATGCCCTTCATCGTCAATCGTGCTGCCCATTCGTCCCAATCCAATAATACCCACGCGGTAGGTTTTCAAAATGTGCCTCCTTTAGTTTTCCACCCAGACGCTTGCATTATGCCATGAACAGGCGGACAACACAATCACAATCTATTGCCCCCGGAAATCACGCCAGAACCGCATCACAAATGCCCAGGCGAACAAACGAACAGCAATAGCATAAGCGATGCCCCCAACCACAACGCCCAATAACAGAGCTTCAACAGGCCCCAGATCTGTCAATAAACGAACCGCGACCAGCGCAACCGCGACCCATAGCGTCGTCAGCAATGGCCCGACAAATGACTTGAAATAATCGGCCATTCGCAAATCAATCAAACGATTGACCAGTATTTGCGTAACCACGAGAAATAACACGGCAGCCGCTGAAAGCACGGCGGCGATCCCATCAATCCCATAGCGCACCCCCCAATAAAGCGCGGGCACAAAAACAACCAGATTTACAAGCGTCCACCGAAACGCCCAGTTTGCCTTTCCCTTGGCGAGAAAAACCGATCCCACAACTGTCCCCACAGCTTTAAGCATACCCGCTAAAATCAACAGCCTGAGTGGATTAAGAGCAGGCAACATCTCCTCGCCTTTCACCAGCAACAAAATTTCTCGCCCATAGATGAAACCACCTATTAGCGCGGGCCAGGACAAAAGGGCAATCGCAGTAATCGTGCGCGTATATCCCCGTCGCAAGGTCTGATTATTGCGCTGCACCACGGAAAAAGCCGGAAAAATCACCCGCGTCAGCACAACACTCGCCCGATTCAATGGAACCATTGTGTATTGATAGGCAAAAGCGTACAGACCCGCGGCAACTGGCCCCAGCAAAACAGGGACAAAATAGACCTTGTCCAGATTATTGTTGATATTGTTGAGCAGATTCGCGCCAGAAACATTGAATCCAAATGGCAAAAGTGCCTTCAGCTTTGCCCAACTAAACGACAGCGACGGCATCCAGGCAGCGGCAATCCACAAACCGCCCAACAATGCGACCTCCCTCGTTATTGCATTCCAAACCGCACTTTTTATACCCCAACCACCAAAGAGAAGACCAATGCCGACAATTGCGGCAATCAACGCGGCGATCATTTCACTTATGGCTATGGATTGAAAACGCAAATCTCGAGCCAGAATTGCTTTCACAATCCCCGAAACAGAGGCAAGGGGAATGATCAAAGCCATGGGTTTTGCAATATCAAAAAACGCCGCAATATTCGGTGTTCTCCCCCACCAGATAATGAGAAGCCACTCACTCGCTATAAACCCGACAAAAAGCGCAATCCCCACAAAAAGACAGGCCCAAAAAGCAGAAGAAAAATGGATCCGCGAGGCGTCTTGATATTTTATCAAAGCGTCGTTTAGACCCAATACACCCACCATCTGAAACAAAACCAGAATGCGCTGTGCCCAGATGAAATACCCCATATCTTCCAGATTTAGAATCCGAAAAAAAATCAGTGTCACGATGAGATGCACGCCCAACCCGCCGCCTGTCCAAAACGCACCGCGCACCGCTCGTGTCGCCAAAGACTGATTGCTCATATCCCCTACCACGAATGCATGTGATGCCCGCGTCCGGGAAACCAGATTTGATCTACCACATAGGACGTGAACACGGCAAGCCCATAGCCCACCAGCATACCGACAAAAAAGGGTCTGCTGCGCCGATAAAGCGAAGCTCCCCCAATGCGAAGAATAATCGCTTTGGCACTCCACGCGATTAAAATGGACATCGTCGAGTGCATCGCGTGCCCCACTGGCACAATCATCCCTATAGGGTGCAGAGGCCACCATGTAAAGCGATACCGCAAAAAACTCATAACACTAAAAATGAGCGCCCCAGCACCTAAAAACAAATAGCGTTCGGGTTTGTATTCGGGCACTTCTTTTAAGGCTTTGACCAGAGCGTCGTACACGCGCGGAGGGTAGCGCGTAAACGGAAGATCATTAAAATTATACGCACCGTATGTATAACTCAAAAAAATCGTCAGAATCACCGTCCATCCAATCCCAACGATGAGCGTCACGAGTACAACCATCAACAAACGCCCCTTTTGCTGCTGGATCAACTCGCCCAACCTGGCAATGTGAACCAGAGGCACCATAAACATCGCCTTGCTCTGGCAACGCAGGGAAGAAAACAACGTGATTGACGTTCGTGCCCCCGCCGAATAATCCACCGGATGAAAAAACAAATCTGCAAACCCGGCCTCGTTGATCGGCATGCTCATATACACCACGCCAGTCTCGGCAATAATGCGGGCAAGCCCAATATAGGCAGTGAACAAACCCAGGGTTAGCAGACACACAAACTTCCATTCCAACCCCATCGTGCGCAACCACAACAACATGAACAACACACTGATCACAAGCGAAATAACCGCCATGCGGTGCGACATCAACTCATTCGAATCATCCACGGTATCATCGCCCCACAAAGCCTTGCGAAACACATCCTTCAAATGCAGCCGCGCCGTCCAGAATGTCCAGAAAACCAGAGCGATAAACGCGCCGGCACTTTGCAAACCAGCCACTGCATCGCCGGGACCTGTTTTGGCTGACAATGTGAACCCAACCCTGCGAAAAAAAGCAATCTCATTGAGATACAAAAGATGAAAGACCAGAATGGAAAACAACACATCCACATTGGCAAAATACGCAAAGCCAATCGTAAAAAAATTCACCCCTGTATGCTGCGGCGGATAAAATCTGGCAAAATAAAACCACTGCTGCCCCAACCAGATAATGGGAATACCGGGATTGAAATACGACATAATATTCCACGCCTTCACAAAAAAAATCAGGCCGCATCCGATCCAGAACAACCGATTGTACAAAATACCTTCCCGCTTTGGCGCGTCAGCCGCCGACGCCAGTTCTACCGGCGGACCGAGCACGGGATAAGCCACGCGCTCGTGCTCAGACCACTGTTTGCGCAACATACTCGAAAGCGCGATAGACGCCAGAACAATAGCCGCAACAACGCTCAACCACCAGAACAGCGGCACTACCCACACATCCCAGGGAATAGACTGCCCTGCAGGCAGGCCCTCGTAAAGCCATTGCATGGCATAGCCTTCGTTGCTCGGCACCAGCCAATCGGGCAAATGCGGATGGACAAATTCCGACCATTGATTTTCGGGCGTCGCCAGATAATGCGGCACCGAAATCATGCCCAGGAAAAAACTCGTCAAACCATACGCGGGAATGGCCGCGCCCAAAAGCCCCATCGCCAGCACCACCAGCAACTCGGTTTGACACAGTGCATATCGAGGCTTTATCCAGCGCACCAGCTGATTCAGCAACACCACCAGCACATAGGTACACAACAATACCATTGGAAAATGGCTGATATTCATACGCGAGGTGTGGGCGATATACTCGGCATGCGTATTCCAAAACGCAATCCACAACACCATCACCAACCCAAAAAGAACAGCCCTGAGCGTGATGCCCTCACGCGTCGCCACATCTATTGTATTTGAGGCTTGTACTTCGGCCATAATCCACCTTTCTCAATCGCCTAACTGAACTCCCAAACTAATAACAGGAGACAAAAGATGCAACCGGCAACCGTGCATCTCTCACCTCCTGTTGATAGATTACAACAAATTACGCAAATCCATCTGCCCGATTTCTGCGCCCCCACAAGCGATACTCAAATGTAACGCCGTCCGCAGCACTGCGCCCCAGTTGCCTGAACCCCACCGATTCAAACACCCCTACCGCACCAACCCTATCGCGCGGCACAACTACCTCCAACAACCGCACCCCTGCCTCTCGCAAATGCTCTGTCAGCGCATTGACCAACCGCGTTGCCACACCAAAGCGCCGATGCGTGTCACGCACCCCAAGCCCCACAATTACAGCCTGCATCTCATCCTGCAACCACGCCACAAATCCAATCACACAATCGCCCTGCACAGCTACAAGCGTCTGTTCCACATCTATGAACACACGCCCACCCGACAACGCCACAACACATTGTGGCCCAATATTTTTCACTAATTCATTAAGTGCATTTCTATCAGAAATTTGTGCCGAACGCACGGTTAAATTGGGTAACATGGATAGAGTACTGCTATCAAGTCTTACCTCTCCAACAACTCAATTTCATACCCATCGGGATCATCGACAAACGCCATTTTGCGTCCCGTGGGAAATGTCTCTCGCCAATCGCCGGGCCAAATATCGAGTCCCTTATTCTCCAACTCATCGCAAAAAGCAATCAAATCGGGTACGCCGATCGCAAAATGCATCAAATCTTCGGGCACATTCAACTCGTAATCATCGGAATACGTCAACTCCAACGTATGCTCGTTGCCCGGCAATTCCAGATGGCAAATCTGATTGCCCGCTGGCGACTTATCCGAGCGGCTCTTCAGCACAAAACCAAAGTGATCGCAATAATACTGGATCGACCTGTCCAAATCGCTCACGCGAATGCGCGTATGAAGAAATACAGCCATGGAAAACTCCTTTGAAAAATGAAAAAGTGAGATTTACAACTTCAACAACCACCAAAGATACACATGAATGGGACAAAGACAAGAAAAAGGCGAGGGACTGGAAGCCTGGGGCAAAAAAAAACAGGTCGCGCACAAAGCGGAACCTGATTGACAAAACAGAGAGAGGAAAGTTAGACCATGGAATACGTCGATGGTGACGGGGGTTTGACCTTTTGCCCGGGTACTATCCCCAGAGCGCGTTGTACTCGCCGTATGGCGATACGGTAGTGGCTTTGCACCGCACTTTTTGAGATCTCTAAAAGCAGCGCGATCTCTGTAAACGTCTTGCCCTGCGAGCGCAGCAACAAAACCTCGTACTTGCGTCCCACCAACACCGTCTCAATGACATCTTTAACCTGAGCCAAACGCACGGGGTCTGCCTCGCCGGGCATTAAATGACGGATATGACATGGCGCGCCGTTTTCCTGTAAATTATCGGAAAGGCGAGCGATATCTTCTGGCGAAAAACAAATCTCGCGCACCGTGTTATAATGTATTCTTTCGCGCTTCATAGCATTTTGTAGAAATGATCAACTCCGTCAAATTTCGAAAAACAGGACGCCGTAATTTAGCGGATTCAAACACGCTTGGCAAGGAAAAATACCTTATTGCAAGCCAAAAATTGCGCTTCTACCAAAGTTGTACCCCGCCTCGCAAACATCTTGACGAAAAATAATTTATGCTTAAATAAAAAGTAAAACTCCGCCGGAGGCGGCAACCACTGGACGATTGAGCACCAATCCTACAATATGGAGTACCTTTATGCTACGTGTATGTGTCATCGGGCTGGGACCAATTGGCAACCGGCACGCTGATATTTATGTAGAAAACCCACTATCCGATCTCGTGGGCGTATGCGACATCGACGAAACCCGCGCCAATGCGGCCGCACAACGCCTGGGCGTCACCGCTTTTTATAACGTTCCAAAAATGCTTGAAGAACTCAAACCCGATGTGGTAAGCGTAGCCACGGGTGGCTATGAATACAGCAGTGATCACTACGCGCCCACCATGCAAGCCCTCGAAGCTGGCTGTCATGTCCTGGGCGAAAAACCCATCTCAAATAATATTTCACACGGCGAAGAAATGGTCGCCAAAGGAAAAGAAATGGGCGTCTGCTACGGCATTGACCTCAATCACCGCTTTACCCCTGCGGCTCGACTTGCAAAAAAATGGGTCGATGAAGGGCGCCTGGGGCACCTTCTCTTTATCAATATGGCAATGTGGATCATGAATCCGGCGGAAAGCTCACCGTATTATCACCTCAAAGCACTTCACCCACACACCATTGACGTCATGCGCTATTTCTGCGGCGACATCGAAGCGGTTCAATGTTTCGCCACCAAAGCACCCGGGCGCCAAATATGGTCCACCGCGCAGTTCAACATGCGTTTTAAAAATGGCGTGGTCGGCTCACTCACGGGCAGTTACGACATCGCGCGCGGGCACCCCATGGAGCGCTGCGAAGTCGCCGGCACAGGCGGCCGCTTCGTCCTCGATGACATGTGGCACGAACTCACCCTCTACCCGGCGGGCAACCTCGAAAAAACCGTGTACACAGACCCGGCCTTTGGGGGATTTGGAGACTTTATCGACACCTTCCGCGACCGCATCGGCACATTTCTCCGCCAGGTCAGCGACGGGGTTGCACCCGAAGACATCGACGGCTCGGGCGAAGACGGCCTCGCCGCGCAAAAAGTCATTGCCGCAGCCATTGAATCGCTCGATACCGAAACCGTTGTTTACGTAAAATGAGGGACATTTATGGACAAGGTTCACATTGGCGTCATCAGCCACGCACACGGACACATCAACACATATTGCGGTCAAATGCAGCATTTTGACGATGTCGAACTCATCGCCACATGGGACGACAACAAAGACCGCGGGCGCGAGAACGCCAACAAATTCGGCATGGAATTTCGCACATCCGCAGACGCCGTACTCAGCGACCCAAATATCGACACCGTCATGATCGGCATAGAAACCAACCGCCACGCAGAATACGCGATAGTGGCCGCTCAGGCGAGAAAAAATATCCTGCTCCAAAAACCCATGGCCACTACCCTTGAAGATTGCGACCGCATCATCGAAGCCGTAAATAACTCGGGCGTCAAATTCAGCATGGCCTTTCAGATGCGGCAGGACCCCGTCAACCGCAAAATTAAGGAACTCGTTGGAAAAGGCACAGTTGGTAATATCGCGGTTGTCCGACGAAGACATTGCATCCCCGTACTGCTCAATCCCCACTTCGTCACTGGCACATCCAGATGGCACCTCGACCCCATTGCCAATATCGGAATGTACTTCGACGACGCCATCCATGCCGCCGACTGGTTCTACTGGACCTTTGGCCGCCCCGTCTCAGTAATGGCCGAAATCGACAACATCGTGACAGATACTGCGCCTGACGATAACGGCGTCTCCATCTTTCGTTTTGAAACCGGCATGATGGGCATATTATTCAACGGCTCCACCATTGCCGCAGGCGTCAACACCACTGAAATCTACGGCGACGAAGGAACCATCATCCAGGACTACGGCGACGCGCCCTCCACCTCTGCGCCGCGATCAGAAGACGCTGTCCCACTCAAATACATCCGTCGCGGTGACGATCGCTGGACCGAATTCAAAATGGACATCCCCAAAGGACAGGGCGAGCGCATCGCCGCCATACCCCGTCCATTCATCAACTATATTCGCGGCCTGAGCGACGAACGCGTCTCCCCCGAAGAGGGGCGCGTCTCCGTTGAAATGATCCTCGGCGCGTATCAATCGGCAAAAGAAGGCAGAAGAATCACATTCTAAAAGCGTGCAATGAAAGGATAACCCAATGCAACAATCCTATCCCGATCTCGACACATACAAACGGGAAGTCTTCGCCCGCGAAGACGACTTGCTCAAAAACATCATGCCCGACGCTGCCGAACAGGGTATTCCGCGAATCTCAGTCAGCCCCGAAGCCGGACAAACCCTGTATTTGCTCGCCAGGACAATCGGCGCAAAAAAAATCCTCGAATTTGGCGCGCTCGCTGGTTATTCGGGAATCTGGCTCGCCCGTGCACTGCCCGAAGACGGGCAATTCATCACACTGGAAATTGAATCCAAACACGCCGATGTCACGCGGCGCAACTACGAAAAAGCCGGATTATCTGACCGAACAGACGTGCGATTAGGCGACGGCACAGAACTCCTGAAAGACGCGGCACAGGACGGACCATTTGACCTCATCTTCATCGACGCAGACAAAGAAAGCTATCCCAAATACCTCGACTTTGCCCTTGAAAACACGCGCCCGGGCGGCCTCATCATCGCCGACAATGCCAATGGACACGGACATGCACACCGCGCACTGCCCGAAGGCGATGGTCGCCGCGGCATACAGGACTACAACCGCCGCGTTGCCAACCACCCAAAACTCATCTCCAACATCATTCCCGTAGGCGGCTGGCTCGCCGTCTCACTCGTTTTGGACTAAATATAAGAACTGATCGCTTGACCCCTCCATTGCCCTTCTTTATATTTTTCAAAACTGACAGAGGTCGCGTCCATGGTCTATGAAGCCCAAATCGAAGGCATATTTATCGACCGCCAACACGAAGAGCCAGTTGTTATGCTCAAACAAAAAGACGGCGACCACCGCGTGCCAATATGGATTCAAATGGGCGAAATGTTCTCGCTTGCCCTTCATATTGCAGGCGAAAATTTCAAACCACCGCGTCCATTTGCACACGACCTGATCAAAACCGTTATTAAAAACCTGCAAGCCAGCGTTCAACACGCGCTCATCACAGACATTATAGACCACGTCTATCGCGCGCAATTGCACCTCACCTCCCCCGAAACCCCTCTGGAACTCGACGCGCGCCCCAGCGACGCGATCTTGATGGCACTCAAATTTGATGCGCCAATCTACATTGACGAAAAAGTAATAAAAAAAAGTGCCGAACTGTCCCAAAAACATCCCCCTGAACGCCTTCAGCAGAGACTCCAAAAACTGCACCCGGAAGATTTTATCAACTTTGTTCAATGAAAAAATTATTCACACTCCTGTTTCTCCTCCTCTTCTCTACCCAGATATCGGGTGAGATGTACAGCCAGAAAGCGGAAACCCTCTTCCAACGCGCGATTGCCCATTATATTCAAGACAAATTATCAGACGCCCGGGATGGGTTTATAGAACTCGTCGAACAACACCCCCCCAACCAGCGCACCTCTGCCGCGAGATTCATGCTGGCAAAATCGCATTACAAATTGAAAGCATACGATTTGGCCCTGACCGCGGCCATCGCGCTTCAACACCACTACCCACGCAGCCGATACATCTCTGAAACCGATCTAATTATTGGCGACTGTTATTTTCATCAGCATCGGATTTACAACGCCGCCACACAATATGCGCGTGTGCTCACCAGCAGTGCCGACATACGCCTCAAAGCGCGCGCAGCAGACCGCCTTGGCCAATTATCCGGTAGCGAAAAGCTGCCTGATAGCGAGGTCGAAAAATTGAAAACCGACTTTAATCGCGCCATCATCGACGAAGCCATTGCCTTTGGCAAAGCGCACTGGCATATCAAAATCGGCAATCTCGAAAAGGGCAACAAATACCTGACCCTCT
The DNA window shown above is from Gemmatimonadota bacterium and carries:
- a CDS encoding Gfo/Idh/MocA family oxidoreductase, which translates into the protein MDSVRVGVIGCGGRGRGHIRSLNEFEDVHLAAVCDPVVEIRESVCEEYGIEGQYGDVSALLEGVALDAVFVAPPAHLNATLALPCLEAGVNTFLEKPPGLSLQETEALKAASDEMGAKAMVGWNRRFHPIIVEARNLVLDRGPVTQLVGEFHKSITDLGNSGKFAEVLMDCMLFETPIHAIDTIRFLADADVSEVHSVVQRSMSGYRDVHAALVAFENGVVAQLIHNYTTNARLERYEIHGHEISAYMEGVSRGEVFCDGEKRELSGDGSGTDEQNRFFIDCVKEDRPVALPAANLDEAIKTMELAEAILAGTR
- a CDS encoding aldo/keto reductase; translated protein: MEYREFGQTGLKVSAIGFGCWELGGGYGSIDDAEVVAAVNRAIDLGINCFDTAQGYGSGASERLLARALGPRRKDVILVTKFGIGYEQGRDSSKEMVHRAIEQSLEMLNTDYVDVYLVHWPDRDTPFEETMGALEEIVQAGKTRFVGLSNFTPPEIARCMDARRVDVLQYGCNLFDRRHVKWTFPYAEANNVGIMTYGSLAYGLLAGAFTEDTVFEDNDWRRRGGSNTTLRLFEPGIFQRNVRAVNELKEIAAGLGKNLPHMALNWVLSHPAVSTALVGARRPEEVEDNMGALGWTLDEDTKRAIDRVFAKYEIDTAPNKWGEMDSKWMDIDPAEWTD
- a CDS encoding Gfo/Idh/MocA family oxidoreductase — encoded protein: MKTYRAALIGCSRMGAFIDNEVDHTRAYSHAAGYEACDRTDLVACSDLREDVMAQAGERYGVPKSRQYTDYRELIHTEEPDIVSVATQPEQRAEIVVYAAEHGAKAIYAEKAMAASMADADAMVDACERNGVFFNLGTNRRWDRGYDSMKEVIDSGRIGRLRSLIIHQTSSLFNGASHSFDLLMRLNSDHPASWVQGHLSQGADEIEGNILKADPAGHGIIQFENGVTAYALNSGRGLEVEAVGDAGVVTALQNGAGWQVREVVGHDHRGRNVLGYGDFPEVEPTSSTVHLIEDLAHALDTGEPTRCGVRLAHANQELIFAFVESHQRGGKRVHLPLKDCPYRMDRGFAPRQPKFERE
- a CDS encoding Gfo/Idh/MocA family oxidoreductase, encoding MKTYRVGIIGLGRMGSTIDDEGHAVKPYSVAACCGVIDQLELVAGSDLQADKRADFTERWGVKAVYEDYMEMVARESLDLVAVCTTASGLFKPANEAPDANFRGDSHADLTVSLANAGVPMLYVEKAMASSVARADEILDAVVANGTVFNTGVLRRFNVSYHAVRRAIAEGEIGEPRAAIHYAASSLMHGHIHSIDTLSFLLGDPKIEAVRGELLPRDFAIENNHIAFDPSATFQLRFENGVEAWSVPAGGWEFEVMGTKGCIRSINNGDGIKLRKSGNMVGKRQGWDDAEVAHVAPKSHVVSCLEDLVEAYEQGRPTLGHVEVAHHVTEACIAVAESHRRGSSWVNLPLEERDLYIFHV
- a CDS encoding oligosaccharide flippase family protein, whose product is MSNQSLATRAVRGAFWTGGGLGVHLIVTLIFFRILNLEDMGYFIWAQRILVLFQMVGVLGLNDALIKYQDASRIHFSSAFWACLFVGIALFVGFIASEWLLIIWWGRTPNIAAFFDIAKPMALIIPLASVSGIVKAILARDLRFQSIAISEMIAALIAAIVGIGLLFGGWGIKSAVWNAITREVALLGGLWIAAAWMPSLSFSWAKLKALLPFGFNVSGANLLNNINNNLDKVYFVPVLLGPVAAGLYAFAYQYTMVPLNRASVVLTRVIFPAFSVVQRNNQTLRRGYTRTITAIALLSWPALIGGFIYGREILLLVKGEEMLPALNPLRLLILAGMLKAVGTVVGSVFLAKGKANWAFRWTLVNLVVFVPALYWGVRYGIDGIAAVLSAAAVLFLVVTQILVNRLIDLRMADYFKSFVGPLLTTLWVAVALVAVRLLTDLGPVEALLLGVVVGGIAYAIAVRLFAWAFVMRFWRDFRGQ